A single Trypanosoma brucei gambiense DAL972 chromosome 9, complete sequence DNA region contains:
- a CDS encoding chaperone protein DNAj, putative — MFVDYYAVLNLHPSCTAKEIREAFKRFALLCHPDRTDADQSRNFSEVKDAYDVLSDPARRYLYDLGYADAISAIQRQTLMQKKGRDVEAVAPVVRSPQPFFSATTSSLNSASSPSAYSQPTMPPCSHPCDRRDSPMGSLGPSLAQDYQQGSAFRAVRGHHHAVRRNQVSWTHGSEERSYDSHAASLFANMPADKEEECQSKPSPPRPRVGKRIPPKAPSGCVKRSRAGSSRCPLPHCTVGPNIVLGTKVTAVSLEGEGHCLQRHLKMPTNEAINASIIKTWGVFFNI; from the coding sequence ATGTTCGTGGATTACTACGCTGTACTAAACCTTCATCCATCATGCACAGCCAAAGAAATAAGGGAGGCGTTCAAGCGGTTTGCCTTGTTGTGTCATCCTGATCGCACCGATGCTGATCAATCAAGGAATTTCAGCGAAGTGAAAGATGCGTATGATGTTCTCAGCGACCCTGCACGTCGATATCTGTATGACTTGGGATATGCTGACGCTATTAGTGCCATACAGCGGCAGACGCtaatgcaaaaaaaagggcggGATGTGGAGGCGGTTGCTCCGGTGGTGAGGTCTCCACAGCCATTTTTTTCGGCTACCACGAGTTCACTAAATTCTGCGAGTAGCCCATCAGCTTACAGTCAGCCGACGATGCCGCCATGTTCCCATCCATGCGACAGGCGGGATTCCCCAATGGGCTCACTGGGGCCGTCTCTCGCGCAAGATTATCAACAAGGCTCTGCATTCCGTGCGGTGCGTGGACACCATCATGCGGTAAGGCGGAATCAAGTATCATGGACGcatggaagtgaagaaagaaGTTATGACTCCCACGCTGCATCTCTTTTTGCAAATATGCCTGCTgacaaggaggaggaatgTCAGTCAAAACCATCACCTCCCCGGCCGCGTGTTGGGAAGCGGATCCCGCCTAAAGCGCCGTCCGGTTGCGTCAAACGGAGTCGAGCGGGATCGTCGCGGTGCCCGCTGCCTCATTGCACTGTTGGGCCCAATATCGTTTTGGGGACCAAAGTGACGGCGGTAAGTTTAGAAGGAGAGGGACATTGCCTGCAACGTCATCTCAAGATGCCTACAAATGAGGCCATCAACGCTAGTATTATTAAAACGTGGGGGGTTTTCTTTAACATCTGA